One Clostridium sp. CM027 genomic window carries:
- a CDS encoding DNA mismatch repair protein MutS, translating to MSNRYLHSIRSDYKGDMDKKRDFKKIKKFFSIHKKDEYTLDNQTWDDLDMNKVYEKLDRAYSSPGEAALYTMLRNPLMKEEKLKKRGKLIQSFKENDRLRESLQCIFLELGSDIKNSFLDMIETDLIINKTKYYIYTFIGKILPLIAILLAIFVNIKFMIVLFGIASINMLINSSEVRQIKSNGIFYLQKNIKAAKKIVSINNKDIVYYKDKITIMLKSVKDIDRNIRLIGFINMWQGLFEFISVIFLLEETAYYSISHRIKEEKEVLMDLYGAVGEVEALISIAGYKHNLGEQYVKPKFIKQVKLTIKEGIHPLIDKAVANSINIENGGIVLTGTNMAGKSTFLRMLGVNIILAQCFDFVLAKSYEAPFFNIVTSISPNDDLTKGKSFYMAEAEAILRIIKALEKDAAVFCPIDEIFRGTNPIERISMSAEILTYINNGKSVSIVATHDRELVNILKENYEFYYFSEKVDTSKGLSFDYKIKKGVSQTRNAIKLLEYMGYPKKIISRSFKRAETIEKLL from the coding sequence ATGAGTAATAGGTATTTACATTCAATAAGAAGTGATTATAAGGGAGATATGGATAAGAAAAGAGATTTTAAGAAGATTAAGAAGTTTTTTAGTATACATAAAAAAGATGAATATACCTTAGATAATCAAACATGGGACGATTTAGATATGAATAAGGTGTACGAAAAATTGGATAGAGCATATAGTAGCCCTGGAGAAGCCGCTTTATACACAATGCTTAGAAATCCTTTAATGAAGGAAGAAAAATTGAAAAAAAGGGGGAAACTAATTCAGTCATTTAAAGAAAATGACAGATTAAGAGAAAGCCTTCAGTGCATTTTCCTTGAATTAGGTAGTGATATAAAAAATAGTTTTCTAGATATGATTGAAACTGACCTTATAATAAATAAAACTAAATATTATATTTATACTTTTATTGGAAAGATATTACCATTAATAGCGATCTTGCTTGCGATATTTGTGAATATTAAATTTATGATAGTTTTGTTTGGAATCGCGTCTATTAATATGCTAATAAACTCTTCGGAAGTAAGGCAAATTAAATCTAATGGCATTTTTTATCTGCAAAAAAATATTAAGGCAGCTAAAAAAATTGTAAGCATAAATAATAAAGATATTGTTTATTATAAAGATAAGATAACGATAATGCTTAAATCTGTAAAGGATATAGATAGAAACATAAGATTAATAGGATTTATAAATATGTGGCAAGGATTGTTTGAATTTATATCTGTTATATTTCTCCTTGAAGAAACTGCTTATTATTCTATATCTCATAGGATAAAAGAAGAAAAAGAAGTTTTAATGGACCTTTACGGTGCAGTTGGTGAAGTAGAAGCCTTAATTTCTATCGCGGGTTATAAGCATAATTTAGGTGAGCAGTATGTAAAACCTAAGTTTATAAAGCAGGTTAAGTTAACTATAAAAGAGGGAATACATCCTCTTATAGACAAGGCTGTTGCAAACTCAATTAACATAGAAAATGGAGGTATTGTGCTTACGGGCACAAATATGGCAGGGAAGTCGACTTTTCTAAGAATGCTAGGGGTAAATATAATTTTGGCTCAATGCTTTGATTTTGTTTTGGCTAAGAGTTACGAAGCTCCTTTTTTTAACATAGTTACATCAATTAGCCCTAATGATGATTTAACAAAGGGAAAAAGTTTCTATATGGCAGAGGCGGAAGCAATTCTTAGAATAATCAAAGCGCTAGAAAAGGATGCAGCTGTATTTTGCCCAATAGATGAGATATTTAGGGGTACAAACCCAATAGAGAGAATTTCAATGTCGGCGGAAATACTAACATACATAAACAATGGAAAATCTGTTTCTATTGTAGCGACTCATGATAGAGAATTAGTGAACATTCTAAAAGAAAATTATGAGTTTTATTATTTTAGTGAAAAGGTTGATACGAGTAAAGGATTAAGTTTTGATTATAAGATAAAAAAAGGAGTTTCTCAAACAAGAAATGCTATAAAACTTTTAGAGTACATGGGTTATCCAAAGAAAATAATATCTAGATCGTTTAAAAGAGCTGAGACCATAGAGAAATTATTATAG
- a CDS encoding tRNA (cytidine(34)-2'-O)-methyltransferase yields MNLNIVLFQPEIPQNTGNIGRTCVLTDCKLHLIKPLGFSLEEKQLKRAGLDYWPYLSLEIHDTYEALREKYKESTFYYSTTRASKLYSDVKYKDGDFIIFGRESSGLPDNVRGSDPERCIKVPMINSTTRSLNLSNTVAIVTYEALRQIGFKNMK; encoded by the coding sequence GTGAATTTAAATATAGTTTTATTTCAACCGGAAATTCCACAAAACACTGGTAATATAGGAAGAACTTGCGTACTAACTGATTGCAAACTTCATCTTATAAAACCTTTAGGATTTAGTTTAGAGGAGAAGCAACTTAAAAGAGCGGGACTCGATTACTGGCCTTATTTGAGTTTAGAGATACATGATACATATGAAGCTCTTAGAGAAAAATATAAAGAGTCAACTTTCTACTATTCTACAACAAGAGCTTCAAAATTATATTCAGATGTAAAATATAAAGACGGGGATTTTATAATTTTTGGTCGAGAGTCATCAGGCCTTCCAGATAATGTTCGTGGTAGCGATCCTGAAAGGTGTATAAAAGTGCCTATGATAAATAGCACAACTAGGTCCCTTAATCTTTCCAATACAGTAGCTATTGTGACATATGAAGCACTTAGGCAAATAGGGTTTAAGAATATGAAATAA
- a CDS encoding DegV family protein, with amino-acid sequence MEKIKIITDSTCDLNKDIIDKYNIEVLPLLVNIENKTYRDGEDISLQEYLYKMNNSEQFPVTTQVNPHRFYECYKKYLDEGYKIVSIHLSSKMSGTYQSSCMAKSMLSSEDIITIDSYNVTSGLGILVLKACKLKEEGCNIFEIEEKVKQTIPHVKSALAFDSLNNLVKGGRLSKTAGAIGGLLGIKLILTVKDGEMAVIDKVRGSKKAIKTILKNLEQTGTRSGETSILLQASDRDILGSLRSHMSEREMDFIECSVGCVVGTHAGEGACGIFYVEEY; translated from the coding sequence ATGGAAAAGATTAAAATCATAACAGATAGTACGTGCGATTTAAATAAAGACATTATTGATAAGTATAATATAGAAGTTTTACCACTACTCGTGAACATAGAAAACAAAACTTACAGGGATGGCGAGGATATTAGTTTACAAGAATATTTATATAAAATGAATAATTCTGAGCAGTTCCCTGTGACCACTCAGGTAAACCCACATAGATTCTATGAATGCTATAAAAAATATTTAGATGAGGGATATAAGATAGTTTCTATTCATTTATCTTCAAAAATGAGTGGGACTTATCAATCTTCATGTATGGCTAAAAGCATGTTATCATCAGAAGATATTATCACAATTGATAGTTATAATGTTACATCAGGTCTTGGAATTTTGGTTTTAAAAGCCTGTAAATTAAAAGAAGAGGGATGTAATATATTTGAAATAGAAGAAAAAGTTAAACAAACAATACCTCATGTGAAAAGTGCGCTTGCTTTTGATTCATTAAATAATTTAGTTAAAGGTGGTCGATTGTCTAAAACTGCTGGAGCGATAGGCGGGCTACTCGGGATAAAATTAATTTTAACTGTAAAAGATGGTGAAATGGCCGTAATAGATAAAGTTCGTGGAAGCAAAAAAGCAATAAAAACTATTTTGAAAAATTTAGAGCAAACAGGGACTAGAAGTGGAGAGACAAGTATTCTATTGCAAGCTAGTGACCGAGATATTCTAGGGAGTTTGAGGTCTCATATGAGTGAACGTGAAATGGACTTTATAGAATGCTCGGTTGGATGCGTTGTGGGGACACATGCAGGTGAAGGTGCCTGTGGCATTTTTTACGTTGAAGAATATTAA
- the trxB gene encoding thioredoxin-disulfide reductase: MVHIYDTIIIGGGPAGLSAGIYASRSKMDTLIIERGEFGGQVATTNEIDNYPGSIEDCTGASLSKRMKQQAKEFGTQFVKEEVMQVELEGDIKVIKCMRETYKAKTIIISSGASPRLGGFKNEIELRGKGVSYCATCDADFFEDLDIAVLGGGDSAISEAIYLTKFGKSVTVIHRRAELRAAKSLQEKAFNNPKIKFVWNTVVTEAKGEESLEGLVLKNIKTGETHDLKADGCFVFVGYLPISELFKGKITMNKRGEIITDEEMRTNIPGVYAAGDIRAKLLRQIITAAADGAIASTHAEYYIENMI, encoded by the coding sequence ATGGTACATATTTATGATACTATAATTATTGGCGGCGGACCTGCAGGATTATCTGCTGGCATTTATGCATCAAGATCAAAAATGGACACTTTAATTATTGAAAGAGGAGAGTTTGGTGGACAGGTTGCTACAACTAATGAAATAGATAATTACCCAGGCTCTATTGAAGATTGTACAGGAGCATCATTAAGCAAGCGAATGAAACAGCAAGCGAAGGAATTTGGAACACAATTTGTTAAAGAAGAGGTTATGCAAGTTGAGCTCGAAGGCGACATTAAGGTAATCAAATGTATGAGAGAAACTTACAAGGCTAAAACAATTATAATTTCCTCAGGAGCGAGCCCAAGACTTGGTGGATTTAAAAATGAAATAGAATTAAGAGGGAAAGGAGTTTCTTATTGTGCAACTTGTGATGCTGACTTCTTTGAAGATTTAGACATTGCAGTGCTAGGAGGCGGAGATTCAGCTATATCTGAAGCTATATACTTAACTAAATTTGGGAAAAGTGTTACGGTAATACATAGAAGAGCAGAGCTCAGAGCTGCTAAGTCACTTCAAGAAAAAGCTTTTAATAATCCAAAAATAAAGTTTGTTTGGAATACAGTAGTTACGGAGGCTAAGGGCGAAGAAAGCTTGGAGGGATTAGTACTTAAAAATATTAAAACTGGTGAAACTCACGATTTAAAAGCAGATGGATGTTTTGTATTTGTAGGATACCTTCCAATTTCGGAATTGTTTAAAGGGAAGATTACCATGAATAAACGAGGCGAAATTATCACTGATGAAGAAATGAGAACTAATATACCTGGAGTATACGCTGCAGGAGATATAAGAGCAAAATTACTAAGACAAATAATTACAGCAGCAGCAGATGGGGCAATAGCATCTACCCATGCTGAATATTACATTGAAAATATGATTTAA
- a CDS encoding BMP family protein, with protein sequence MNKRKIVAVLTSMAIVTTLFAGCGTKKEAVKNTQKSTVVVGLSTDEGGLNDKAFNQSADEGVKKAQSEDGFTYHALEAQKKEDYSANLESLVEEGSNLTFAVGYQIADAMTEVAKTHTDKNFTIIDSVVDLPNVASITFKEQEGSFLMGIIAGKMTKTNKIGFIGGKDNELINRFEVGFAAGVKAVNPEAAKGLLSIDGKSAGTTVKYADSYNDSAKGYELSKSLYQGGCDVIYHAAAGVGLGLFKAAKELKDGGKTVWAIGVDMDQSLTVPQYSDIILSSMIKRVDTATYNQAKAQIKNEFKGGTVTNLGLKEKGVGIADTSNKNVPKDVLDEVKKYEDKVIAGETVVPVNRKGAMDFK encoded by the coding sequence ATGAATAAAAGAAAGATAGTTGCAGTACTTACATCAATGGCAATAGTTACAACATTGTTTGCTGGCTGTGGAACTAAGAAGGAAGCTGTAAAAAATACACAAAAAAGTACTGTAGTTGTAGGACTTTCTACTGATGAGGGTGGATTAAACGACAAGGCATTTAACCAATCAGCAGATGAAGGGGTTAAAAAGGCGCAATCTGAAGACGGTTTCACGTACCATGCTCTTGAAGCTCAAAAGAAAGAGGATTATTCAGCAAATTTAGAGTCATTAGTCGAAGAGGGTTCAAATCTAACTTTTGCTGTTGGATATCAAATTGCAGATGCAATGACAGAGGTTGCTAAAACTCATACTGATAAAAACTTTACAATTATAGACTCAGTTGTTGATCTTCCAAACGTAGCATCAATTACTTTTAAAGAGCAAGAAGGATCTTTTTTAATGGGAATTATTGCTGGGAAAATGACTAAAACTAATAAAATTGGATTTATTGGTGGAAAAGATAATGAATTAATAAATAGATTTGAAGTTGGGTTTGCAGCTGGTGTTAAAGCAGTTAATCCAGAAGCTGCAAAAGGATTATTGAGCATAGATGGTAAGAGTGCAGGAACAACTGTAAAATATGCAGATAGTTACAATGATTCAGCAAAAGGTTATGAATTATCTAAATCATTATATCAAGGCGGTTGCGACGTAATTTATCATGCAGCAGCGGGAGTTGGACTTGGTTTATTTAAAGCGGCTAAAGAATTAAAAGATGGAGGGAAGACAGTTTGGGCTATAGGAGTTGATATGGATCAATCTTTAACAGTTCCACAGTATTCTGATATTATACTTTCAAGTATGATAAAAAGAGTTGATACAGCAACTTACAATCAAGCTAAAGCTCAAATTAAAAACGAATTTAAAGGCGGTACAGTTACTAATCTTGGGTTAAAAGAAAAAGGCGTAGGAATAGCTGATACATCTAATAAAAACGTACCAAAAGATGTTTTGGATGAAGTTAAAAAATATGAAGATAAAGTTATAGCTGGAGAAACAGTTGTTCCAGTAAATAGAAAAGGAGCAATGGATTTTAAATAA
- a CDS encoding ABC transporter ATP-binding protein: MEKVIEMKGITKIFPGTIANDNINFELLRGETHVLLGENGAGKTTLMNILYGLYKQEEGEIYVSGNLVNISTPNDAIKLGIGMVHQHFMLVHNFTVAENIVLGIEPKKGFKIDMGKAIHDVKEISERYGFAIDPSAVIEDISVGQQQKVEILKALYRGAQILILDEPTAVLTPKEIEELGIIIENLEKEGKSVILITHKLKEVMSMSDRVTIIRRGAVTGTVKTKETSIDELAQLMVGRKVNLTVEKNPAQIRGEILKIENLCASDHRGLPAVQNLNLAVYGGEILGIAGVDGNGQSQLLEVLTGLQRPKSGSIIINGKNTYGKSPRDIMSVGVGHIPEDRHKRGLILDYSLFENSVLGIHKNAPFSKGIVMNYKEIRKHCDELISEFDIRTPNADVNAESLSGGNQQKLIAAREISKDPELLIAAQPTRGLDVGAIEYIHKRLVVERDKGKAILLVSLELDEIMALSDRIAVMYDGRIVDILDRCDATEKKLGILMAGGNLNKTPEGAKDNE, encoded by the coding sequence ATGGAAAAGGTAATTGAAATGAAGGGCATAACAAAGATTTTTCCAGGAACCATTGCCAATGACAACATAAATTTTGAACTATTAAGAGGCGAAACACACGTTCTTCTTGGTGAAAATGGCGCAGGAAAAACAACCCTTATGAATATTCTCTATGGTCTATATAAACAAGAAGAAGGCGAGATTTATGTAAGCGGTAACCTAGTGAATATATCTACTCCAAATGATGCTATCAAGTTAGGTATAGGAATGGTTCATCAACATTTTATGCTTGTACATAATTTTACTGTTGCGGAAAATATTGTGTTGGGTATTGAACCTAAAAAAGGATTCAAAATTGATATGGGCAAAGCGATACATGATGTTAAAGAAATTTCAGAAAGGTACGGTTTCGCAATAGACCCAAGCGCGGTTATAGAAGATATTTCTGTAGGGCAACAACAAAAGGTAGAGATACTAAAGGCGCTATATAGAGGTGCACAAATTTTAATATTAGATGAGCCTACAGCAGTTTTAACACCAAAGGAAATTGAGGAACTCGGAATCATAATTGAAAATCTTGAAAAAGAAGGAAAATCCGTAATACTGATAACTCATAAATTAAAAGAGGTTATGAGTATGAGTGATAGAGTTACTATAATTAGGCGAGGTGCAGTAACTGGAACAGTAAAGACTAAAGAAACAAGTATAGACGAATTAGCGCAGCTTATGGTAGGCAGAAAAGTTAATCTAACTGTAGAGAAAAATCCTGCTCAAATTCGCGGCGAAATATTGAAAATTGAAAATCTTTGTGCAAGTGATCACAGAGGATTACCTGCAGTACAAAATTTAAACTTAGCAGTATATGGTGGAGAAATTCTTGGGATAGCTGGTGTTGATGGAAATGGTCAATCTCAATTGTTAGAAGTTTTAACTGGACTTCAAAGGCCTAAGAGTGGAAGCATTATAATAAACGGTAAAAATACATATGGTAAGTCACCAAGAGATATTATGTCAGTAGGTGTTGGCCATATACCAGAAGATAGGCATAAAAGAGGGCTTATATTAGATTATTCTCTATTTGAAAACTCAGTGCTTGGAATTCATAAAAATGCACCCTTCAGTAAAGGCATAGTTATGAATTACAAAGAAATTAGAAAACACTGTGATGAACTTATTAGCGAATTTGATATTAGAACTCCAAATGCAGATGTAAATGCGGAATCATTATCAGGTGGTAATCAACAAAAACTTATAGCAGCTAGAGAAATTTCAAAAGATCCGGAATTATTAATAGCAGCACAACCTACGAGAGGTCTTGACGTTGGTGCAATTGAATATATTCACAAAAGATTAGTTGTAGAACGTGATAAGGGTAAGGCGATTTTATTAGTATCATTAGAACTTGATGAAATAATGGCATTATCAGATAGAATTGCCGTAATGTATGATGGCAGAATAGTAGATATACTCGATAGATGTGATGCAACAGAGAAAAAACTTGGTATACTTATGGCTGGTGGTAATCTAAATAAAACACCGGAAGGAGCTAAAGATAATGAATAA
- a CDS encoding ABC transporter permease, whose translation MNKVESENSNFVSIAKNIIKTLAFPFFSIIVSIFVAVFFVMWAKGYSILQYFSALGDLFGLIYKGGFGNTRVTFVTLSEVTPLIFTGVANAVAFKCGLFNIGVAGQFILGMMAAAVVGTLPGLNPVIHIVLVILAGLLAGGVWGAIPGYLKAKVGTHEVINTIMMNYISMALANFIILRTSFGVEGKASTPNIQESAEIHRFVSGSGANISIFLAIAVAIFIFWLLWKTTVGYEIRAVGINPHAAEYGGINVAKNTVLAMVISGAIAGVGGATHVAGVLHNAKDFMALPSYGFDGIAVALLAKSNPIGCIASALLFGTLNSSSRTLQLNGIPKEIVYLIQAIIIIFVATDYIVKYFSEKKKKGAITNE comes from the coding sequence ATGAATAAAGTAGAAAGTGAAAATAGTAATTTTGTAAGTATAGCAAAAAATATCATTAAAACACTTGCTTTCCCTTTCTTTTCTATAATCGTTTCTATATTTGTTGCTGTATTCTTTGTAATGTGGGCAAAAGGATATTCTATATTACAATACTTTTCAGCTTTAGGTGATTTATTTGGACTTATATATAAAGGTGGGTTTGGTAATACTAGAGTAACCTTCGTTACCCTTTCAGAAGTTACTCCATTAATATTTACAGGAGTTGCAAATGCTGTAGCATTTAAATGTGGATTATTTAATATAGGTGTTGCTGGTCAATTTATACTTGGAATGATGGCAGCTGCTGTTGTTGGAACATTGCCAGGACTAAATCCAGTAATTCATATAGTTTTAGTTATTTTAGCAGGACTTTTAGCCGGAGGAGTATGGGGAGCAATCCCGGGATATTTAAAGGCTAAAGTAGGCACTCATGAAGTTATTAACACAATTATGATGAATTATATATCTATGGCTTTAGCCAATTTTATTATTTTAAGAACTAGTTTTGGAGTGGAAGGTAAAGCAAGTACTCCTAATATACAAGAGAGTGCAGAAATTCATAGGTTTGTTAGCGGTAGTGGAGCTAATATTAGTATATTCCTTGCCATAGCAGTAGCTATCTTTATATTCTGGTTATTATGGAAAACCACTGTTGGTTACGAAATAAGAGCAGTTGGTATAAATCCACATGCTGCAGAATATGGTGGGATTAATGTAGCGAAAAATACTGTTTTGGCTATGGTGATTTCTGGTGCAATAGCCGGAGTTGGTGGGGCAACGCATGTTGCAGGCGTGCTTCATAATGCAAAAGATTTCATGGCACTTCCCTCTTATGGGTTTGATGGAATTGCAGTTGCTTTACTTGCAAAGAGCAATCCTATTGGATGTATAGCATCAGCTTTATTATTTGGAACATTAAATAGTAGTTCTAGAACCCTTCAATTAAACGGAATACCAAAAGAAATAGTTTATTTAATCCAAGCTATAATTATTATATTTGTAGCAACAGATTATATTGTTAAATACTTCTCTGAGAAGAAAAAGAAGGGGGCGATTACAAATGAGTAG
- a CDS encoding ABC transporter permease — MSSVILINLFAQTLRIATPLIFAALGGIFSEKSGVVNIGLEGMMVIGAFFAVYGSYTTGSPAMGILFGVIAGGVLGLIHAVLSIHLRADQVISGTAINLFSTALASFLIFKLFGGKGGQTDIVTGLSYNIPDWIKNIPIIGNLISQLNWFVILAIILVFVSHYILYKTPLGLRIRAVGEHPKAADTLGINVYKIRYLCVILSGMLAGLGGAALSLGITPLYREGMVAGRGFIALAAVIFGNWKPFGALGASLLFAFGSAFNIFAQGLSWNLPTEVYDVIPYVLTMIALAGFVGKTTGPLASGKPYVKGSR, encoded by the coding sequence ATGAGTAGTGTTATTTTAATTAATTTGTTTGCGCAAACTTTAAGAATAGCTACGCCTCTAATTTTTGCAGCACTGGGTGGTATATTTTCAGAAAAATCAGGTGTGGTTAATATAGGCCTCGAAGGTATGATGGTAATAGGCGCTTTCTTTGCGGTATATGGAAGTTACACCACTGGAAGTCCAGCAATGGGAATACTTTTTGGGGTGATAGCAGGGGGTGTTTTGGGATTAATACACGCTGTGCTGAGCATACATTTGCGTGCAGATCAAGTAATCTCAGGTACTGCTATAAATCTTTTTTCTACTGCCCTTGCGAGTTTCTTAATATTTAAGTTATTTGGTGGTAAAGGTGGCCAAACAGATATAGTAACAGGACTTTCATATAACATACCGGATTGGATTAAAAATATACCAATAATAGGGAATTTAATATCGCAGCTAAACTGGTTTGTAATACTCGCGATTATTTTAGTATTTGTTTCGCATTATATACTATATAAAACACCTTTAGGACTTAGAATTAGAGCTGTAGGAGAACATCCAAAGGCGGCTGATACTTTAGGAATAAATGTTTATAAGATAAGATATTTATGTGTTATTTTATCAGGAATGCTAGCAGGGCTCGGTGGAGCAGCATTATCCCTGGGAATAACACCACTTTACAGAGAAGGAATGGTTGCAGGACGTGGATTTATTGCCTTAGCGGCTGTTATTTTCGGTAATTGGAAACCTTTCGGAGCGCTTGGGGCTAGTTTGTTATTTGCCTTTGGTAGTGCATTTAATATTTTTGCACAGGGACTTAGCTGGAATTTACCTACAGAAGTATATGATGTTATTCCATATGTACTTACCATGATTGCACTTGCAGGATTTGTTGGAAAAACAACAGGCCCCCTTGCGAGTGGTAAACCATATGTTAAAGGATCTAGATAA
- the rpoN gene encoding RNA polymerase factor sigma-54, producing MNFGLNLIQEQKLIMTQEMQMSVKLLQMSAYELGQYVNKEMQENPVLEEKDLQNHKSNNNNEFDYKEIIKYLGKDDYKVKSYAAKNENEEISPFYYIAEEKSLKDYLKEQIGELTEQYEILEICKYMVENLDTKGYLSEDLSDICRELGITNENAEIALEIFQSLEPQGIGARNLRECLRIQLHNLGIDDENIYIIIDKYLELLGENKYNDIAKELNVKISEVQKYGDIIKTLEPKPSRGFYTGETVKYIVPDAYINKIDDQYFISMNEDVLPKLNINSLYKEIIKNENDIEAVEYVKDKINSAVFLIKSIEQRKNTVYRVLEDILAVQKEYFDKGAEYLKPMTLKKIANNLEMHESTISRAIREKYVSINNGKVIKIKDLFTNGIASIVGGEDVSTTNIKKTIKEMVYNEDQKKPLSDQIICNRLNVEGMNISRRTVAKYREELEIKSSCKRKRF from the coding sequence ATTAATTTTGGTTTAAATTTGATTCAAGAACAAAAATTAATAATGACTCAAGAAATGCAAATGTCTGTTAAACTTCTTCAAATGTCAGCGTATGAGCTAGGACAATATGTAAATAAAGAGATGCAAGAGAATCCAGTGCTGGAGGAAAAAGACTTGCAAAACCACAAAAGTAATAACAATAATGAATTTGATTATAAAGAAATAATTAAATATCTTGGCAAGGATGATTATAAAGTAAAGAGCTATGCTGCAAAGAATGAAAATGAGGAAATTTCGCCATTTTATTATATTGCAGAGGAAAAATCTCTTAAAGATTATCTTAAAGAGCAAATAGGAGAACTAACGGAGCAGTATGAAATTTTAGAAATATGCAAATATATGGTGGAGAACTTAGATACCAAAGGTTATTTATCGGAAGATTTATCTGATATATGTAGGGAGCTCGGAATAACAAACGAGAATGCTGAAATTGCACTTGAAATTTTCCAATCTTTAGAGCCACAAGGAATTGGAGCTAGGAACCTAAGGGAATGTTTAAGGATTCAATTACATAATCTGGGGATAGATGATGAAAATATTTATATAATCATTGATAAGTATTTAGAATTATTGGGAGAAAATAAATACAATGATATAGCTAAGGAACTAAATGTTAAAATTTCTGAGGTTCAAAAATATGGAGATATAATAAAAACTTTAGAGCCTAAGCCGTCAAGAGGATTTTATACTGGTGAGACGGTTAAGTATATTGTGCCTGATGCTTATATTAATAAAATTGATGACCAATATTTTATTTCTATGAATGAAGATGTACTTCCTAAATTGAATATAAATAGTTTGTATAAAGAAATTATTAAAAATGAAAATGATATAGAAGCTGTAGAATATGTAAAAGATAAAATTAATAGCGCAGTGTTTCTTATTAAAAGTATTGAACAAAGGAAAAACACTGTATATAGAGTTTTGGAAGATATTTTGGCAGTTCAAAAGGAATATTTCGATAAAGGCGCTGAATATTTAAAACCAATGACGCTTAAAAAGATTGCTAACAATTTAGAAATGCATGAATCTACTATAAGCCGTGCAATTAGGGAGAAATATGTTAGTATAAATAACGGGAAAGTCATTAAAATAAAAGACTTGTTTACTAATGGCATTGCGTCAATTGTAGGTGGTGAGGATGTATCCACAACTAATATTAAGAAAACTATTAAAGAAATGGTGTATAATGAGGACCAAAAGAAGCCCTTATCAGACCAAATTATTTGTAATCGATTAAATGTAGAAGGGATGAATATTTCAAGAAGAACTGTAGCAAAATATAGGGAAGAACTTGAAATTAAAAGTTCTTGTAAGCGGAAAAGATTTTAA